One genomic segment of Chelonia mydas isolate rCheMyd1 chromosome 1, rCheMyd1.pri.v2, whole genome shotgun sequence includes these proteins:
- the USPL1 gene encoding SUMO-specific isopeptidase USPL1 isoform X4, with the protein MTQPCLPDLSQDDQQKPNRTAESLEHNVDVAAVITVCGAQESPDSNSKTQLLPDSELCSIKSEILHADSKPSLFMGHLCLQWRNVYALCWLDCILSALVHLKTLRIAVTEACTEESVIQRLFTKYNQATALLNACQTNKLKDVLPKAELHLNEIRNVIFAQLQPQLKCELGKKESPVFAFPLLLQKDPQVETLFLHSFSWMFECLHCGYSHQDRCRKTLTTFTNIIPDWHPLNAIHISPCNNCNDKSQRRKMILEKVPSIFMIHFVEGLPHNELKNYSFQFEGDFYQITAVIQYQQDPKHFKTWVLNPDETWLECDDIKGTYCERRERFEVPLSEIHIVIWERKASQVPDKMSYQVQSVKSENLPLNDAQSSSSLVLHRDGDNAVDEITTVFHKKEIVSIPVNEQQKVARNDDDENSLLSGLENLAADDVITLTLVEIQVDSEGKPLDNGQMVGNHLIAETGLLKEQESACSDHTPCTEDVCSPTTSTNMCTPPENACISLHLEQLNLANIASAVPTTNHCSDLSAPSQSQEAEAKANPVNTENIALNPELLQNKKLALMENVMQKSSNTRNTSKIVADSQAAALSATNNSTQSLHKDQKRGFVGSWVKGFLSKHNTFMPSSASIHHNKKSYKNPSLLRAADLHLPTKGAANFGGFQAKGTSKTTEEVPKSAVCQGANIPPLLTNITGPSVHARLPAVNPVVDGPPLNKSGISLGTWSEVIQPNTPIFSSKPRHGENGNHKSDVKDKESDAKTHKLRLKLLKKLKAKKNKLASLDRLAKTQMCNGSSPNRDVEDLLQFGSHHESESVQNLLNELQYQIDVADSESVYSTNSNMSLCSSQSNAAFLADLLSPPSIVASSELPKDEDECRYLEMVDSNTAVPVHSARTNLTCITVTNEDHNYYSPVKESKYEGHTDSVMNKSCLKRLSFESPTKEDFLEDLFSSAVLNSIAGDIDLPHFDETLFETC; encoded by the exons ATGACCCAGCCATGCCTACCTGATTTATCACAGGATGATCAGCAGAAACCTAATAGGACGGCTGAGTCTCTGGAGCATAATGTGGACGTGGCAGCTGTTATCACTGTTTGTGGTGCACAAGAAAGTCCTGACTCTAATTCCAAAACACAACTTTTGCCAGATTCTGAACTTTGTTCAATAAAATCTGAAATCTTGCATGCAGACAGCAAACCTTCATTGTTCATGGGGCATTTGTGTCTTCAGTGGAGGAACGTCTATGCTCTGTGTTGGTTAGATTGTATTCTGTCAGCATTGGTACACTTAAAAACTTTAAGGATTGCTGTGACTGAAGCGTGCACTGAAGAATCTGTAATCCAGAGGCTGTTTACAAAATATAACCAAGCGACTGCACTCTTGAATGCCTGCCAAACAAATAAGCTAAAAG ATGTTCTTCCAAAAGCTGAGTTGCATCTAAATGAAATCAGAAATGTGATATTTGCTCAACTTCAACCTCAGCTTAAATGTGAATTGG gtAAGAAGGAAAGTCCAGTATTTGCATTCCCTCTGCTTTTACAAAAGGATCCCCAAGTCGAGACACTTTTCCTGCATTCTTTTTCATGGATGTTTGAATGTTTACATTGTGGCTACAGCCACCAAGACAG GTGTAGGAAGACACTAAcaacatttacaaatataatCCCTGACTGGCACCCACTTAATGCTATTCATATTTCTCCATGTAATAATTGTAATGATAaatctcaaagaagaaaaatgattttGGAAAA AGTACCCTCAATATTTATGATACATTTCGTAGAAGGTTTGCCACATAACGAGCTGAAGAACTATTCGTTTCAATTTGAAGGAGATTTCTACCAAATAACAGCTGTTATTCAGTATCAACAAGATCCAAAACACTTCAAAACCTGGGTTTTGAATCCTGATG aaacttGGCTTGAATGCGATGACATAAAAGGTACATATTGTGAAAGACGTGAGAGATTTGAAGTTCCTCTTTCAGAGATTCACATTGTCATCTGGGAAAGGAAAGCATCCCAAGTGCCAGATAAAATGAGCTATCAGGTCCAAAGTGTAAAATCTGAAAATCTTCCTCTTAACGATGCACAGTCAAGTTCTTCTCTAGTGTTGCATCGTGATGGTGATAATGCCGTAGACGAAATAACTACAGTATTTCACAAAAAGGAGATTGTGAGCATTCCTGTTAATGAACAACAAAAAGTGGCCagaaatgatgatgatgaaaataGCTTGCTTTCTGGCTTAGAAAATTTGGCAGCTGATGATGTTATAACGCTGACACTTGTAGAAATTCAAGTTGATTCTGAAGGTAAACCACTGGACAATGGACAGATGGTGGGAAATCACCTAATTGCTGAAACAGGCTTGCTGAAAGAGCAGGAGTCAGCTTGTTCCGATCACACTCCatgtacagaagatgtttgtagTCCAACTACCTCCACCAACATGTGCACACCACCTGAAAATGCCTGTATTTCCTTACATCTTGAACAGTTGAACCTAGCAAATATTGCATCTGCTGTTCCCACCACAAACCATTGTAGTGACTTGTCCGCGCCATCACAATCTCAAGAGGCAGAGGCCAAGGCTAACCCAGTCAACACTGAGAATATCGCATTAAATCCAGAACTCTTGCAGAATAAGAAATTAGCATTAATGGAGAATGTTATGCAGAAATCATCTAACACCAGAAACACAAGCAAAATTGTAGCAGACTCTCAGGCTGCAGCTTTGTCTGCTACAAATAATTCCACCCAGTCTTTGCATAAAGATCAAAAGAGAGGATTTGTAGGAAGTTGGGTAAAGGGGTTCTTAAGCAAGCATAATACCTTTATGCCTTCAAGTGCCTCAATTCATCATAATAAGAAAAGTTACAAAAATCCTTCTTTACTAAGAGCTGCTGACTTGCACCTCCCTACTAAGGGGGCAGCTAATTTTGGTGGCTTTCAAGCCAAAGGTACAAGCAAAACAACTGAGGAGGTGCCTAAATCAGCTGTTTGTCAAGGTGCAAATATTCCTCCTTTGTTAACAAACATCACTGGTCCTTCTGTACATGCTCGTCTCCCTGCAGTAAACCCTGTAGTTGATGGTCCACCTTTGAATAAGTCTGGAATTTCATTGGGCACCTGGAGTGAAGTAATTCAACCCAACACCCCCATCTTTAGTTCCAAACCTCGCCATGGTGAAAATGGAAATCACAAATCTGATGTGAAGGATAAAGAATCGGATGCCAAAACTCACAAGCTTCGTTTAAAACTGCTTAAAAAACTGAAGGCTAAAAAGAACAAGTTGGCTTCACTTGATAGGCTGGCAAAGACTCAGATGTGTAATGGAAGCTCTCCAAACAGAGATGTAGAAGATCTGTTACAATTTGGATCTCATCATGAAAGTGAATCAGTACAGAACTTATTGAATGAACTGCAGTATCAGATTGATGTTGCAGACAGTGAATCTGTATATAGTACAAACTCCAACATGTCACTATGCAGTAGCCAGAGTAATGCAGCGTTTTTAGCAGACTTATTATCTCCTCCTTCTATTGTTGCTTCTTCAGAGCTTCCAAAAGATGAAGATGAGTGTAGATATTTGGAAATGGTGGATAGCAACACTGCAGTACCAGTGCATAGTGCGAGAACCAACCTCACATGCATCACTGTGACAAACGAAGACCATAATTATTACAGTCCTGTAAAAGAAAGCAAGTATGAAGGTCATACAGACTCAGTAATGAACAAATCCTGCTTGAAAAGACTTTCCTTTGAAAGTCCCACAAAGGAAGATTTCCTTGAAGACCTGTTCTCCTCCGCAGTGTTGAACTCAATAGCAGGAGACATAGACTTACCTCATTTTGATGAAACTCTATTTGAAACTTGTTGA